From the genome of Chelonia mydas isolate rCheMyd1 chromosome 2, rCheMyd1.pri.v2, whole genome shotgun sequence, one region includes:
- the CNPY1 gene encoding LOW QUALITY PROTEIN: protein canopy homolog 1 (The sequence of the model RefSeq protein was modified relative to this genomic sequence to represent the inferred CDS: inserted 1 base in 1 codon), producing the protein MNAYQLQGDPQTQKRTFKRFAPXKDEKIYANFQKFYFYSDAYKPLKFACESIIEEYEDEMFSLIAQEADYLADKLCSEKSGLCKESATHTEL; encoded by the exons ATGAATGCTTACCAACTGCAAGGGGATCCTCAAACCCAAAAAAGGACATTCAAGAGATTTGCTC GGAAAGATGAGAAAATCTatgcaaattttcaaaaattctatttttattcTGATGCTTACAAACCTCTGAAATTTGCG TGTGAAAGTATTATAGAAGAATATGAAGATGAAATGTTCTCACTTATCGCCCAGGAGGCAGACTATCTAGCTGACAAGCTGTGCAGTGAAAAATCAG gtcTTTGTAAAGAATCTGCTACTCACACTGAGCTATAG